Proteins encoded within one genomic window of Dermatophilus congolensis:
- a CDS encoding peptidoglycan-binding domain-containing protein, producing MRTTKIKKLPSPLTSLSLILVAGLSTAFATGYLTIGTPTPADPEDTPPPTAKIGKGSVAQLADVPLTQVSEWTTNAEAPIEASRRVITRLTLREGAHTPRCTSPISVNDVPVLLIPGQRPFFRDLAPGATGSDVAALQRGLTACGHRVTDPPGKFGKSTAAAWAAIMRPYKPIPETIHWRQLVPVPDKVKKLRIAKLGATLGQVLPEGAPLMKLDGGPLTAIGGLEPALANELHMGQSIKVTMASGKNIVASVAAVTMPTHTNPAAGNSPIQGLPNPPGGNENPEATRLEPGNIKPGFYKLQLTLPSSDDPNDKPIKAAIKLNASPADSLHVPLAAITTCNGKPCIRLAKNTQNRDIPVQTGISDGNLVTITPLEGRLSVGDEVLVSEK from the coding sequence GTGAGGACCACCAAAATCAAAAAACTACCTTCCCCGCTAACGAGCCTATCCCTCATCCTCGTAGCCGGACTCAGCACCGCCTTCGCCACCGGCTACCTCACCATCGGCACCCCCACCCCAGCCGACCCCGAAGACACCCCACCCCCCACCGCCAAAATCGGCAAAGGATCAGTCGCCCAACTCGCCGACGTCCCCCTCACCCAAGTCAGCGAATGGACCACCAACGCCGAAGCACCCATCGAAGCATCCCGCCGCGTCATCACCCGCCTCACCCTCCGCGAAGGTGCCCACACCCCCCGCTGCACCTCACCCATCTCCGTCAACGACGTCCCCGTCCTCCTCATCCCCGGACAACGCCCCTTCTTCCGCGACCTCGCCCCCGGCGCCACCGGCAGCGACGTCGCCGCCCTCCAACGCGGACTCACCGCCTGCGGCCACCGCGTCACCGACCCCCCAGGCAAATTCGGCAAATCCACAGCAGCCGCATGGGCCGCCATCATGCGCCCCTACAAACCCATCCCCGAGACCATCCACTGGCGACAACTGGTCCCCGTACCCGACAAAGTCAAAAAACTCCGAATCGCTAAACTCGGCGCCACCCTCGGCCAAGTCCTGCCCGAAGGCGCACCCCTGATGAAACTCGACGGCGGCCCCCTCACCGCCATCGGCGGACTCGAACCTGCCCTCGCCAACGAACTCCACATGGGCCAAAGCATCAAAGTCACCATGGCATCAGGAAAAAACATCGTCGCCTCCGTCGCCGCCGTCACCATGCCCACCCATACCAACCCAGCCGCAGGAAACTCACCCATCCAAGGCCTACCCAACCCACCCGGCGGCAACGAAAATCCCGAAGCAACTCGACTAGAACCAGGCAACATCAAACCCGGCTTCTACAAGCTACAACTCACCCTGCCCTCCAGCGACGACCCCAACGACAAACCCATCAAAGCCGCCATCAAACTCAACGCATCCCCAGCCGACAGCCTCCACGTCCCCCTTGCCGCCATCACCACCTGCAACGGCAAACCGTGCATCCGCCTGGCCAAAAATACCCAAAACCGCGACATCCCCGTCCAAACAGGCATCTCAGACGGAAACCTCGTCACCATCACCCCCCTCGAAGGACGCCTCTCAGTAGGTGATGAAGTCCTGGTGAGCGAGAAGTGA
- a CDS encoding trypsin-like serine peptidase, whose protein sequence is MTQDFNSDQNSPTAAPTAKPTDPPKQQNAQPMSYAGTTVPRAAAEAPRPTIGKVFFKMRGKDYVCSANSVQSKNKSVVATAGHCANDKGQYADSFMFVPAYENGKAPLGEWVGVRAYTPTDWVQRGEMNMDTAFVVIAPAEDGSKLADKVGATGVAFNQPRGQEYSAFGYPAAKPFDGQTLKSCHGKAQDDRHNSKRTSQGIPCDMTGGSSGGPWFVGNGYDPAKSVQNSVNSYGYKNTGTDMYGPYWGKEIQQAYEDASADNNTNKK, encoded by the coding sequence ATGACGCAGGACTTCAACTCTGACCAGAACAGCCCAACAGCTGCTCCCACGGCTAAGCCGACCGACCCGCCGAAGCAGCAGAACGCTCAGCCGATGTCCTACGCTGGCACCACGGTTCCCCGCGCCGCCGCTGAGGCTCCCCGCCCCACCATCGGCAAGGTCTTCTTCAAGATGCGCGGCAAGGACTACGTCTGCTCCGCGAACTCCGTGCAGTCCAAGAACAAGTCCGTTGTGGCCACCGCTGGCCACTGCGCCAACGACAAGGGCCAGTACGCGGACAGCTTCATGTTCGTCCCGGCCTACGAGAACGGCAAAGCCCCCCTCGGCGAGTGGGTCGGCGTTCGCGCCTACACCCCCACCGACTGGGTGCAGCGTGGCGAAATGAACATGGACACCGCGTTCGTGGTCATCGCTCCGGCTGAAGACGGCAGCAAGCTGGCTGACAAGGTCGGCGCTACCGGTGTCGCCTTCAACCAGCCCCGCGGCCAGGAGTACTCCGCATTCGGCTACCCGGCAGCCAAGCCCTTCGACGGCCAGACCCTGAAGTCCTGCCACGGCAAGGCCCAGGATGACCGCCACAACAGCAAGCGCACCTCGCAGGGCATCCCCTGCGACATGACCGGTGGCTCCTCCGGTGGCCCCTGGTTCGTCGGCAACGGCTACGACCCGGCCAAGTCCGTGCAGAACTCCGTGAACTCCTACGGTTACAAGAACACCGGCACCGACATGTACGGCCCGTACTGGGGTAAAGAAATCCAGCAGGCCTACGAAGACGCTTCTGCGGACAACAACACCAACAAGAAGTGA
- a CDS encoding NUDIX hydrolase gives MLTERAHSMRSHAAQVAFPGGHEESTDNGPIAAALREAHEEVGIQPASVEIISTLPALFMRPRRNCVTPVIGWWHTPHHLEARDPREVARVERIAIADLVNPANRFSVISPSGHRGPGFTAQGLFIWGFTAMLLDAMITAAGLTLPYDHSIVRPLPEAQLAARRRATPPEK, from the coding sequence GTGCTGACGGAACGCGCGCACTCAATGCGCTCACATGCCGCACAAGTTGCCTTCCCAGGCGGCCATGAAGAATCAACCGACAACGGACCAATCGCAGCCGCACTGCGAGAAGCCCACGAAGAAGTAGGAATACAACCAGCATCCGTAGAGATCATCTCAACGCTACCGGCACTATTCATGCGGCCACGACGCAACTGCGTCACCCCAGTAATAGGCTGGTGGCACACCCCACACCACCTAGAGGCACGCGACCCCCGCGAAGTCGCCCGCGTTGAACGAATAGCAATAGCTGACCTGGTCAACCCGGCAAACCGATTCTCGGTCATATCACCAAGTGGCCACCGCGGCCCAGGATTCACAGCTCAGGGATTATTCATCTGGGGATTCACTGCCATGCTGCTCGATGCAATGATCACCGCTGCAGGCCTAACCCTGCCCTACGACCACAGCATCGTGCGCCCTCTACCCGAAGCGCAACTAGCTGCTAGGCGCCGCGCAACACCCCCAGAAAAGTGA
- a CDS encoding DUF808 domain-containing protein, with product MAGGLVALLDDVAMLAKLAAASVDDVAAAAGKASIKAAGVVVDDTAVTPRYVTGFTPDRELPAIWRIAKGSLVNKIVFILPAILILSQFAPFLLTPLLMLGGLYLSFEGAEKIWAKVTGCEEEKEESPAVLQGPEMEDKMVKSAIRTDFILSAEIMVISLNEVVHQTFWERAIILIVVALLITAGVYGFVGLLVKMDDIGIAMTTQRSAAAQTLGRALVTGMPKVLAALGAVGTVAMLWVGGHILLSGAAELGLTAPYAVVHHLEEAVTAATGPLGGLLGWATNTAFSALAGLIVGVLVALITHFIPGKTAH from the coding sequence ATGGCTGGTGGTCTGGTTGCTTTGCTCGATGATGTCGCTATGCTCGCCAAGCTTGCTGCCGCTTCCGTTGATGATGTAGCCGCTGCCGCAGGTAAAGCCAGCATCAAAGCTGCCGGAGTCGTTGTTGATGACACCGCAGTGACACCCCGATATGTCACCGGATTCACTCCAGACCGGGAACTTCCAGCTATCTGGCGAATTGCCAAAGGATCCCTGGTAAACAAAATTGTTTTTATTCTCCCAGCAATCCTTATTCTGAGTCAGTTTGCACCGTTCCTGCTCACCCCACTGCTCATGCTTGGTGGGTTATATCTGTCATTCGAAGGCGCAGAAAAAATTTGGGCCAAAGTGACAGGTTGCGAGGAAGAAAAAGAAGAATCTCCCGCAGTTCTGCAAGGCCCAGAAATGGAGGATAAGATGGTGAAAAGTGCAATCCGCACAGATTTCATCCTCTCGGCAGAAATCATGGTGATCTCCCTCAATGAAGTCGTTCACCAAACATTCTGGGAAAGAGCGATCATCCTCATAGTCGTAGCTCTGCTCATCACTGCAGGCGTATATGGATTCGTCGGCCTACTCGTGAAAATGGACGACATCGGCATCGCCATGACCACTCAACGATCCGCAGCGGCGCAAACACTCGGCCGCGCCCTGGTCACCGGAATGCCTAAAGTGCTCGCCGCGCTGGGCGCCGTAGGTACCGTCGCCATGCTGTGGGTTGGTGGTCACATTCTGCTCTCCGGAGCCGCTGAGCTCGGACTGACAGCACCCTACGCAGTGGTGCACCACCTCGAAGAAGCCGTCACTGCAGCAACCGGCCCACTAGGCGGACTGCTCGGATGGGCAACTAACACAGCTTTCTCTGCCCTCGCTGGACTAATCGTTGGGGTGCTCGTTGCGCTCATCACGCACTTCATCCCCGGCAAAACCGCTCACTAA
- a CDS encoding alpha/beta fold hydrolase, with protein sequence MSDLPGNFPGDLPDNEALEAMFAAESAPDPQARPWDGRARHLTFLHGLGGSPLTWENQVAKLPPVGVRAQAPWLRGMRPAANENFDFSAAAGDLLMNLQLEGAPRTAVIGHTLGGMVGMQMAVDSPETISHLVLIGAQIRPPAAALKAQKMALKMTPRSRFEAMGVSKNRVASALDMIATFEAGDHLDAITAKTLLVAGERDRAGRAAAEHIASNIAQADVFIVPGASTEPMNENVEEFNTRLWDFLGVEPHTY encoded by the coding sequence GTGAGCGATCTTCCCGGCAACTTCCCAGGCGACCTCCCCGACAACGAAGCCCTCGAAGCGATGTTCGCTGCCGAGTCTGCCCCCGACCCCCAAGCACGCCCCTGGGATGGCCGCGCCCGCCACCTCACCTTCCTCCACGGCCTCGGCGGGTCACCCCTGACCTGGGAAAACCAAGTCGCAAAACTCCCACCCGTAGGAGTCCGTGCTCAGGCGCCCTGGCTACGCGGAATGCGCCCAGCCGCCAACGAAAACTTCGACTTCTCCGCAGCCGCCGGAGATCTCCTCATGAACCTCCAACTCGAAGGGGCACCCCGCACCGCCGTCATCGGACACACCCTTGGCGGCATGGTCGGCATGCAAATGGCCGTCGATTCCCCCGAAACCATCTCCCACCTCGTCCTCATCGGCGCGCAAATCCGCCCACCCGCCGCAGCCCTCAAAGCACAAAAAATGGCCCTCAAAATGACCCCACGCTCCCGCTTCGAAGCGATGGGGGTCTCCAAAAACCGGGTCGCCTCCGCCCTGGACATGATCGCCACCTTCGAAGCAGGCGACCACCTCGATGCAATCACCGCAAAAACACTGCTCGTTGCCGGTGAACGAGACCGAGCAGGACGCGCCGCTGCCGAACACATCGCATCCAACATCGCGCAAGCCGACGTCTTCATCGTCCCCGGCGCTAGCACTGAACCCATGAACGAAAATGTCGAAGAGTTCAATACCCGCCTATGGGACTTCCTCGGCGTTGAACCGCACACCTACTAA